The following coding sequences lie in one Arachis hypogaea cultivar Tifrunner chromosome 4, arahy.Tifrunner.gnm2.J5K5, whole genome shotgun sequence genomic window:
- the LOC112796180 gene encoding obg-like ATPase 1 yields the protein MPPKAAKSKEAPAERPILGRFSSHLKIGIVGLPNVGKSTLFNTLTKMAIPAENFPFCTIEPNEARVNVPDERFEWLCQLYKPKSEVSAFLEIHDIAGLVRGAHQGQGLGNSFLSHIRAVDGIFHVLRAFEDPDIIHVDDVVDPVRDLEVITEELRLKDIEFMERKLEDLEKSMKRSNDKQLKIEHECCQRVKAFIEEGKDVRLGDWKAADIEIINTFQLLTAKPVVYLVNMTEKDYQRKKNKFLPKIHAWVQEHGGGQIIPFSCVLERTLADMPPDEAAKYCEANQVQSALSKIIKTGFSAINLIYFFTAGPDEVKCWQIRRQTKAPQAAGTIHTDFEKGFICAEVMKFDDLKELGSEAAVKAAGKYKQEGKTYVVQDGDIIFFKFNVSGGGKK from the exons ATGCCTCCAAAAGCTGCGAAATCGAAGGAAGCACCTGCTGAGCGCCCAATCCTTGGTCGATTCTCTTCTCACCTCAAGATTGGCATT GTGGGCTTGCCAAATGTGGGAAAATCTACACTTTTTAATACACTCACCAAGATGGCAATACCTGCTGAGAACTTCCCATTTTGCACCATTGAGCCTAATGAGGCAAGGGTCAATGTCCCTGATGAGAGATTTGAGTGGCTCTGCCAATTATACAAGCCAAAAAGCGAG GTTTCAGCTTTCTTAGAAATCCATGATATAGCTGGATTGGTCCGAGGTGCTCATCAAGGACAAGGGTTGGGAAATAGTTTTTTGTCCCACATCCGTGCTGTAGACGGCATTTTTCACGTTCTAC GAGCATTTGAGGATCCTGATATTATCCATGTAGATGATGTTGTTGATCCAGTGAGGGATTTAGAGGTTATTACTGAAGAATTGCGGCTGAAG GATATTGAATTCATGGAAAGAAAGCTAGAGGATCTTGAGAAGAGCATGAAGAGGAGCAACGACAAGCAGTTAAAAATTGAGCACGAATGCTGTCAAAGG GTTAAGGCATTCATTGAGGAAGGAAAAGATGTGCGCCTAGGGGATTGGAAAGCTGCTGATATTGAGATTATAAATACATTTCAATTGCTAACTGCAAAGCCTGTTGTATATTtg GTTAATATGACAGAAAAAGATtaccaaagaaaaaagaacaagtttcttccaaaaattcatgcatg GGTCCAGGAGCATGGTGGTGGACAAATTATTCCTTTCAGTTGTGTTTTAGAGAGGACTCTTGCTGATATGCCGCCAGACGAAGCAGCTAAGTATTGTGAGGCGAACCAAGTTCAAAG TGCTCTTAGCAAAATAATAAAGACTGGATTTTCAGCTATTAATCTCATATACTTCTTCACAGCAGGACCTGATGAG GTTAAATGTTGGCAAATTAGACGCCAAACAAAGGCTCCCCAAGCTGCAGGGACTATCCACACtgattttgaaaaaggatttatcTGTGCTGAG GTAATGAAGTTTGATGATCTAAAGGAACTTGGTAGTGAGGCAGCTGTAAAg GCTGCTGGAAAGTATAAGCAGGAAGGTAAAACCTATGTAGTCCAAGATGGTGACATTATATTTTTCAAGTTCAATGTTTCTGGTGGAGGCAAGAAGTGA
- the LOC112796181 gene encoding LRR receptor-like serine/threonine-protein kinase GHR1 translates to MNMMKLFSLVVLSLSFFTVMGQLPSQDILALLEFKKGIKHDPTGYVLNSWNEESVDFDGCPSSWNGVLCNAGNVAGVVLDNLGLSADADLSVFSNLTKLVRLSMSNNSISGKLPGNIGDLKSLEFLDISNNLFSSSLPSGVGSLGSLQNLSLAGNNFSGRIPDSISAMASLQSLDLSRNSFSGVLPVSLTKLANLVSLNLSHNGFTGKIPKGFEQMSTLENLDLHANLLDGHLDVEFMLLSSASYVDFSENMLESDNSEKFLQRISESIKHLNLSHNRFTGSLDGGAELPVFENVKVLDLSYNQLDGELPGFDFVYDLEVLKLSNNRFSGFIPIGLLKGDSLVLTELDLSANNLTGTLSIITSTTLHYLNLSSNGFSGELPLLTGSCAILDLSKNRLEGNLTRMLKWGNLEFLDLSGNRLTGNIPEATPQFLRLNYLNLSSNSLSSSLPRVLTKYPKLRVLDISSNQINGQLEAELLAMPTLQELHLENNMITGGVSFSSSPGQSDLQILDLSHNKFNGYFPDEFWSLNGLKVLNIAGNNFSGSLPTAIADMSSLYSLDISENHFTGPLPNNIPKELTNFNASLNDFSGVVPESLRKFPNSSFFPGNSKLHLPTSLPGSTTPPAESSKKKSMSTIVKVIIIVSCVVAIFILVLLAVFILYIRKARSPPEYETSKDIHARPQPVSSAPVRATDRGGPLVVSAEDLVTSRKESPSEIISPDEKLAAVTGFSPSKQSHFSWSPESGDSYTAENLARLDTRSPDRLVGELHFLDDTISLTPEELSRAPAEVLGRSSHGTSYKATLENGLFLRVKWLREGVAKQRKEFVREIKKFANIRHPNVVGLRGYYWGPTQHEKLILSDYISPGSLASFLYDRPGRKGPPLTWVQRLKIAVDVARGLNYLHFDRAVPHGNLKATNVLLDTGDMNARVADYCLHRLMTQAGTVEQILDAGVLGYRAPELAASKKPIPSFKSDVYAFGVILLELLTGRCAGDVISGEEGGVDLTEWVRLRVSEGRGSDCFDATLMPELSNPVVEKGMKEVLGIAIRCIRSVSERPGIKTIYEELSAI, encoded by the exons ATGAACATGATGAAGCTCTTTAGCCTTGTAGTATTGTCCTTATCTTTCTTCACAGTTATGGGGCAACTACCTTCCCAGGACATTTTGGCATTGTTGGAGTTCAAGAAAGGCATCAAGCATGACCCTACTGGTTATGTTCTCAATTCATGGAATGAGGAATCCGTTGACTTTGATGGATGCCCTTCTTCATGGAATGGAGTTCTTTGTAATGCTGGTAATGTTGCTGGGGTTGTGCTTGATAATCTAGGTCTCTCTGCTGATGCTGACTTGAGTGTATTTTCAAACCTCACAAAGCTTGTTAGGCTCTCCATGTCCAATAACTCGATTTCAGGAAAACTACCTGGCAACATTGGTGATTTAAAAAGCCTTGAGTTTCTGGATATCTCCAATAACCTCTTTTCTTCGTCGTTGCCATCAGGAGTTGGCAGCTTAGGTAGCTTGCAGAATCTGTCCTTGGCTGGGAATAACTTCTCTGGCCGGATACCTGACTCGATTTCGGCAATGGCTTCCCTCCAGTCTTTGGACCTGAGCCGCAACTCCTTTTCTGGAGTGCTGCCAGTATCTTTGACTAAGCTGGCTAACTTGGTATCTCTTAACTTGTCTCATAATGGCTTCACTGGGAAAATTCCCAAAGGTTTTGAGCAGATGTCCACTCTTGAAAACCTTGACTTGCATGCCAATCTGCTTGATGGTCATTTAGATGTTGAATTTATGCTTTTATCAAGTGCCAGCTATGTTGATTTCAGTGAGAATATGCTAGAGAGTGATAATTCTGAGAAGTTTCTACAACGGATATCTGAAAGTATTAAGCATTTGAATCTAAGCCACAACCGGTTTACTGGATCACTGGATGGTGGAGCCGAGCTACCGGTTTTCGAAAATGTGAAGGTGTTGGACCTCAGCTACAATCAATTGGATGGAGAATTGCCTggatttgattttgtttatgatcTTGAGGTCCTTAAGCTTAGCAACAACCGATTTTCAGGATTTATTCCTATTGGCCTTCTAAAGGGAGACTCTTTGGTTTTAACTGAACTGGATTTGAGTGCCAACAATCTCACAG GGACACTGAGTATAATTACATCAACTACACTGCACTATCTTAATCTCTCATCAAATGGCTTCAGTGGCGAGCTGCCCTTGCTGACTGGAAGCTGTGCTATACTCGATCTGTCGAAGAACAGATTAGAAGGAAATTTAACCAGGATGTTGAAATGGGGGAATCTAGAATTTCTTGATCTCAGTGGAAACCGTTTGACAGGGAACATACCTGAGGCAACTCCTCAATTTTTGCGGTTAAATTATTTGAATCTGTCCAGCAATTCTCTTAGCAGCTCCCTTCCAAGAGTATTAACTAAATATCCAAAGCTTAGAGTGCTTGATATTAGTTCAAACCAAATCAATGGACAACTTGAAGCCGAATTGCTTGCAATGCCAACTTTGCAAGAGCTCCATCTTGAAAATAATATGATCACTGGTGGTGTTAGTTTCTCATCTTCTCCTGGTCAATCAGATCTTCAGATTCTTGATCTCTCTCATAACAAGTTTAATGGCTATTTTCCCGACGAGTTTTGGTCTCTAAATGGCCTCAAAGTGCTCAATATTGCCGGAAATAACTTTTCTGGTTCTCTTCCAACTGCAATTGCTGACATGAGTTCACTATACTCCTTGGATATATCAGAAAATCATTTTACTGGGCCTCTGCCAAATAACATCCCAAAGGAGCTCACAAACTTCAATGCTTCACTGAATGATTTTTCTGGAGTTGTTCCGGAAAGTCTTAGGAAATTCCCTAATTCATCTTTCTTTCCTGGGAATTCCAAGTTACATCTTCCTACTAGCCTTCCTGGATCAACCACTCCACCAGCTGAAAGTTCCAAGAAGAAGTCCATGAGCACCATTGTTAAAGTAATAATCATAGTGTCATGTGTTGTTGCTATCTTCATATTAGTCTTGCTTGCAGTCTTCATACTCTACATCCGTAAGGCAAGATCTCCACCGGAATATGAAACAAGTAAGGATATCCATGCTCGTCCACAGCCAGTCAGCTCGGCTCCGGTTCGTGCCACAGACAGGGGTGGTCCTTTGGTTGTATCAGCCGAGGACCTTGTGACATCCCGGAAAGAATCACCATCAGAGATAATCAGCCCGGATGAAAAATTGGCAGCAGTAACCGGGTTCTCCCCCTCAAAACAAAGCCACTTTTCCTGGTCACCAGAGTCAGGTGATTCATATACTGCTGAAAATCTTGCAAGACTAGATACAAGATCACCAGATAGGTTGGTTGGAGAGCTGCATTTTCTTGATGATACAATATCTTTGACACCTGAAGAGCTCTCTCGGGCCCCGGCTGAAGTTTTGGGGAGGAGCAGTCATGGAACTTCTTACAAGGCAACTTTGGAGAATGGCTTGTTCTTGAGAGTgaagtggctaagagaaggagtGGCAAAACAGAGAAAAGAGTTTGTTAGAGAGATAAAGAAATTTGCAAACATAAGGCATCCAAATGTTGTGGGATTGAGAGGATACTATTGGGGTCCTACCCAGCACGAGAAACTCATTCTTTCGGATTACATCTCTCCGGGAAGCCTTGCAAGTTTTCTTTATG ATCGACCAGGAAGAAAAGGTCCACCATTAACTTGGGTGCAAAGGCTCAAGATTGCAGTTGATGTAGCCCGTGGTTTGAACTATCTCCATTTTGATCGCGCCGTTCCTCACGGGAACCTAAAAGCCACAAATGTGTTGTTAGATACTGGTGATATGAATGCTCGTGTAGCTGATTATTGCCTTCACCGGCTTATGACACAGGCTGGTACTGTTGAACAGATTCTTGATGCTGGTGTCTTAGGCTACCGTGCACCTGAGTTAGCTGCTTCCAAGAAGCCAATTCCATCCTTCAAATCAGATGTTTATGCTTTTGGAGTGATACTCTTGGAACTTCTAACTGGAAGGTGTGCTGGTGATGTGATTTCTGGTGAggagggaggtgttgatttgacaGAATGGGTGAGGTTGCGTGTGTCCGAAGGTCGAGGCTCGGATTGTTTTGATGCTACCTTGATGCCGGAACTGAGCAATCCGGTTGTGGAAAAGGGAATGAAGGAGGTCCTTGGAATAGCTATCAGATGCATCCGATCTGTTTCGGAGAGGCCAGGCATCAAGACTATATATGAAGAGCTTTCTGCTATATAA
- the LOC112796182 gene encoding uncharacterized protein has translation MGDREEEEEGRRRVVFVTVGTTRFDALVSAVDSENVRKVLAAKGYTHLLIQLGRGSYLPTKSDGDDGSLAVDYFTFSSSIADYLRSASLVISHAGSGSIFETLRLCKPLVVVVNEDLMDNHQSELAEELAERKHLYYARPQNLYQTLADMDLNTLLPYSPGDATPVAKHINRFLGFPDD, from the exons ATGGGGgatcgagaagaagaagaagaaggaagaaggagagtgGTGTTTGTGACAGTTGGAACCACTCGTTTTGATGCTCTTGTGAGTGCAGTTGATTCAGAAAATGTCAGAAAAGTTTTGGCAGCTAAAGGCTATACCCATCTTCTCATTCAATTGGGTCGTGGATCCTATCTTCCTACTAAG TCAGACGGAGACGATGGCTCGCTGGCTGTAGACTATTTTACTTTTTCATCAAGtattgcagactatctcagatcAGCTTCTCTTGTAATCAGCCATGCAG GATCAGGTAGTATATTTGAGACATTGAGGCTGTGTAAACCTTTAGTAGTGGTTGTGAATGAGGATTTGATGGATAATCATCAAAGTGAGCTTGCAGAAGAACTTGCAGAGAGAAAACATCTCTACTATGCTAGGCCTCAAAACCTCTATCAAACATTAGCAGATATGGATTTAAATACCCTCCTTCCCTACTCTCCAGGTGATGCTACACCAGTGGCCAAGCACATCAACAGATTCCTTGGTTTTCCTGATGATTGA
- the LOC112796183 gene encoding uncharacterized protein, whose product MPLQLFDGSDSDNDDISKIKINEEYARRFEHNKRREELQRYEELKKKGAISSLTSSGSESGEESESESSDDDVDYEKLLSSRRRDKEFFDALLKVKKQDPSLKQKDVKLFVSDDSSEDEDEKNKAKDKKNEKPMYLKDVMAKHLIEEGPDFGDEDGGVIKKDKGKSESTKSKKDKLAKKLMPEESGFVNKDGKTYGDEQEELKRAVLEAVEREGLEDEGDFFTVKEKVDEDKVDSDDKEFEEKLDEYFGDESNENAKFLKNYFMNKMWIDKNRDNLNVGEEELEGISEDEMEIERQEEYEYRFQENQEDRVLGHARKVEGSVRKKTNTRKEQRKSKEERMAIAQKEREEELKHLKNLKKQEIQEKVKKIMSTAGIHEDEIIPLSVAEIEDEFDPEEYDRMMKAAFDEKYYNAEDADPGFGSKNDDDMEKPDFEKEDELLGLPKGWDSTESHDGFLAARERVLKEKKENDSDSDSESKSDHQESEDEKEKVPEEGSRKRKRKTALLEKAKQAMMDEYYKLDYEDTIGDLKTRFKYAKTKPNRFGMSAPELLLMDDTELNQYVSLKKLAPYRDEEWKLSKQKRHMLKMRTKELLREAGSKKKKNKKSKRDSSKSTLTNGVAENGKASTEDSNVNAENNLSRKARRRQRASSLKLSRARALAYGKIPSKSKHGGKN is encoded by the coding sequence ATGCCTCTTCAACTTTTTGATGGAAGTGACTCAGACAATGACGACatctcaaaaatcaaaataaatgaaGAATATGCTCGTAGGTTTGAGCACAACAAGAGGCGGGAGGAGCTTCAACGTTATGAGGAGCTAAAAAAGAAGGGTGCTATCTCTTCCTTGACATCCTCAGGTTCTGAAAGTGGCGAGGAATCTGAGTCGGAGTCATCTGATGATGATGTTGACTATGAGAAACTATTAAGTTCTAGAAGGAGAGACAAGGAGTTCTTTGATGCCCTACTCAAAGTGAAGAAGCAGGATCCTTCTCTTAAGCAGAAAGATGTTAAGCTTTTTGTGTCAGATGATAGCAGTGAAGATgaagatgagaaaaataaagcaaaagataagaagaatgaaaagCCAATGTATCTAAAGGATGTGATGGCAAAACATTTGATTGAGGAGGGACCAGATTTTGGTGATGAAGACGGGGGAGTAATAAAAAAGGACAAGGGTAAATCAGAAAGTACTAAAAGCAAGAAGGATAAACTGGCAAAGAAGTTGATGCCGGAGGAGTCAGGTTTTGTGAATAAAGATGGGAAGACTTATGGTGATGAGCAAGAGGAGTTGAAAAGAGCTGTTTTGGAAGCTGTAGAAAGAGAGGGTTTGGAAGATGAAGGGGATTTTTTCACTGTGAAGGAGAAGGTGGATGAGGACAAAGTAGACAGTGATGACAAGGAATTTGAGGAGAAACTGGATGAATATTTTGGTGACGAATCGAATGAAAATGCTAAGTTCTTGAAAAACTATTTCATGAACAAAATGTGGATTGATAAAAACAGGGATAATTTGAATGTTGGGGAGGAAGAATTGGAAGGGATCTCAGAGGATGAGATGGAGATCGAGAGGCAGGAAGAATATGAGTATAGGTTTCAAGAAAATCAGGAAGATAGGGTGTTGGGCCATGCTCGTAAGGTGGAAGGATCAGTCAGAAAGAAAACAAATACAAGGAAAGAGCAGAGAAAGAGCAAAGAGGAAAGAATGGCAATAGCTCAGAAGGAGAGGGAGGAGGAGTTGAAGCATTTAAAGAACTTGAAGAAGCAGGAGATACAGGAGAAGGTTAAGAAGATAATGAGCACTGCAGGCATCCATGAGGATGAAATTATCCCGCTTTCAGTGGCAGAAATAGAAGATGAATTTGACCCAGAGGAGTATGATAGAATGATGAAGGCAGCATTTGATGAGAAATATTATAATGCTGAGGATGCTGATCCTGGTTTTGGTAGCAAGAATGATGATGACATGGAAAAGCCAGATTTTGAAAAGGAGGATGAACTGCTTGGACTTCCTAAAGGCTGGGATTCTACTGAATCACATGATGGATTTTTGGCTGCCAGGGAGAGAGTATTAAAGGAAAAAAAGGAGAATGATAGTGATAGTGATAGTGAGAGTAAGAGTGATCACCAAGAAAGTgaagatgaaaaagagaaagttcCAGAGGAAGGTAGTCGGAAGAGGAAGCGCAAAACTGCTCTTTTGGAGAAAGCAAAACAAGCAATGATGGATGAGTACTATAAGTTAGATTATGAGGACACAATTGGTGACCTCAAGACAAGATTCAAGTATGCCAAAACAAAACCAAACAGATTTGGCATGAGTGCTCCAGAGCTACTATTGATGGATGACACGGAATTGAATCAATATGTGTCCTTGAAAAAGCTTGCACCGTATCGCGATGAGGAATGGAAGCTAAGCAAACAAAAGAGACATATGCTGAAGATGAGGACCAAGGAGCTCCTTCGAGAAGCAggttcgaagaagaagaagaacaagaagtcAAAGAGAGATTCTAGCAAGTCAACTTTGACAAATGGTGTTGCGGAAAATGGAAAAGCAAGCACGGAGGATTCAAACGTAAATGCAGAAAATAATCTTTCAAGGAAAGCCAGGAGAAGGCAGCGAGCATCTAGTTTGAAGTTGTCACGGGCAAGGGCTTTAGCATACGGGAAGATACCCTCCAAATCTAAGCATGGAGGAAAGAACTAA